CGGTCGCAGGAAACGCCTGAGGAAACAATCCGGGGCTACTTCGCCGCGTTGACACGAGCCGATGTGGAGCAAGCCGTGGCCAGACTGACGGCAAGGAACGCTCTTGAGGAATTGCTGCAGCGTGATGCAACCTCGGCCTTGTACACCACCGTCCCGCACGCTACATCCTTGGAGGAAACAATTGCTTCCGCCTCCGTCAAGAGCATTGCCCCCGCCGAAGGCGAGGCATACCGGCCTGCGCTTGAGCGCCTTGCCGCGGGAAAGCCGGCGGAGACGAGACGCTATGAAGTCCTTCTGGACGTGACCTGGCGAGTCCAAATGCCTGTGCCGAACGGACCTCACGAAATCACTATGACCCTGGTGATGGAAACGGCGGACTCCTCTTGGGGTATTGATGACCCATAGGGCCGTCCGCCTCTCGAAGACCAAGAGAGCTCACCCCTTGAACGGGTGAGCTCCCCTATTATCAGGGCCGGGCGGGTTATGGGCCGGATAACGTCAGTCTACGGCGACCCCCATCTCCTTCTCCAGGGAGTCCAGGAAGGTCTGGTCGTCGGTAAACCGCCGGGCCTGCTCAAGGCAGTCCTCGATGGTCTCCCGTCGCCGCTCCCGGTCGACCCGGAAGCTCTTGGCGGCGGCGATGAAGTCGCCTGTCTCGATGAACCGGCCGCCCCGGTCGAAGGCCACCCGCTTGGCCCGGGTGACCAGCTCTTCCAGCTCGGCTCCGGAGAACTCCTTGGTCAAGGGGACGACCTCGCTTTTCAGGAAGGCGACCAATGCCCCCTCGGCGATGGCCAGGGGAACCTTGGTCTTCTTGGCCCCGGCCTTCATCCCCAGGTGGACCAGAAGGATGTCCAGCCGGGCCTGATCCCCCGGGTAGAGAAAGGGGATCTTGTAATCGAAGCGGCCGGTGCGGGTGAAGGCCTCGTCGAGGTGCTCAGGGACGTTGGTCGTACCGACGATGATGGCCTCCCGATCGGGCTTCCCGAGCCACTCCAGGAACTGCGAGAAGACCCGCTTCGTCTCTTCTCCGGCCGAGTCCGACGTGGCTTCGCCGCGCTTGCCGAAGCGGTCGATCTCGTCGACGAAGACGATCGCCGGCGACATCTTCTCGGCCAGGCGGATGGCGTTCCTCAGGTTCTGTCCGGACTCCCCGAGCCACTTTGAGTAGATGTTCTCGGTGACCAAGTTGATGAAGGGCAGGTTGATCTCGCGGGCCAGGGCGTTGGCGAAGAGGCTCTTGCCCGTGCCCGGGGGGCCAAAGAAAAGGATGCCCTTGGGCAGGGGCAAGCCGAAGCGCGCCGCCCGGTCCGGCTCCTTGAGGACGTTGATGATGTACTTGGCGATGAAGTCCTTGATCACCTGGTACCCGCCGATGTCGTCGAAGCCGGTCTGGGGGTCCCTGACCTCCAGCACGCCCGAGCGCTTGACCAACTCCGACTTGAGCTGCTTGACCGTGGGCAGGTCGAAGCGGCGGGTCCGGTGATAGGACTCGAGGAGGAGGCTCTCCAACTGGTGGAGGTTGAGCCCGGCGGTGGCCAGGCTCACCTCGAGCACCTGTGGCTCGGTCAGGGGCAACTCCAGTTCGCGAGCGTCGCGGGCGATGATGTGCTCCCGCTCAGCCCCCGAGGAGGCATCGACGGAGATGATCACCACCAGTTCCTTGGTGAAGTCGTCGAGGATTCGATTGGCGTCGGAGGTCATGACGATGACCATCGAGCCCTTGTTGATGATCGCCGGGTCAATCGCCCAGGCCCGCAGGGCGCTCTGGAAACCGGTCTCAGACTCGCGGTTGTCGGAGATGTTCTGGACGATGAAGATGGTCCGCCACTTCTTCAAGAGGCCATCGACTTCTTTGAGGACGGCCCTGAAGGCGACCAGGGCGGCCGCGTCTTCCCCGAGCTTTTGGGCCAGGGCCGAAGAGCCGGTCTGGCGGCGGTAGGGCTCGACGGCGAAGCCACCGGCGCCCCCACTCACCGTCGCCAGCTTGCTGAGGCCCTCCCACTGGTCATAGACAAGAACGTAGTCGGCCCCTTTCGTCTCCGGCCGGCTGAGCAGGAACTCCTTGAGCTGGTAAAGTCGTTTCGGGTCGGTCGTCTCGTAGCAGATGATCGGGGAGTACATGCTCTTGCGCTTGAGCATCCCATCCTCGATCCATCCGGTGTCGAGGCCGCCCATCGTCATCGCCATCTGGCCACCACCTATCCGCAACGGGAGGAGAACTTGCGCTCGGTCCGGACCCCGTAGGCCTTGAGGGCCTGGGCCAGCGCCTCGGCCTGTCCCTCGCTGTAGTACTCACCGATCTCGATGTGCCCGGGGAAGACCCGGACCTCGAGGATGCTCCTGGGCCGCCCGACCTCAGCGGGCGGGACGGTCTCCGCGGCCGCTCCGGGCCTTTTTCTCATCCTCTTCTTCCTCCCGCTCTCCGGTCTCCCGGGCGATCAGCCCCGGGTCCTTCCGGACCACCTCGATCGGGTCAATCAGCAGGCCCAGAGCCTTGAGTACCCCGCGGAGCCGCTCGGCCTCGTCGAAGCACTCCTCGCCGGCAAAACCGATGAAGTTGGTCTCGAGCTTCCCCTCCGGGTTGATGACCACTTCGATCTTCTTCGGCATCACAGCACCCCCCGGACAAGGACGTCGCGACGACTGCCCTTGGCCTCGGCCTCGTCCCCCGGGCCCACCTGAACATCGTAGTTCAGTTCCCTGAGGGCCCTGGCCACGGCCAGGGCCGTGTAGTTCTGGGTGATCTGGTCCCCGATGGCCTTGGCCGCCCCCTGGTTGTCTCCATAGGAATCGAAGAGAAAACGAACCTCGCCGGTGGTCCGGGAGACTCGGACGCCCACCCCTCTTCGAAACTCCGGGGTGGACACGGCGAAGTCGCAGTATCGGCGGTGGCTGTAATAGTCCAGGACGCTGTCTCCGACCGTCCCCCCGAGGTCCTCGGCGGTCGCTTCAATGGCCGCCCGGAGCATCTTCCAGGTCGGGTCGTTCTGGCTGGTCGGGCTCTCCGGGGACCCGGGCTTGACCTTTATCTTGGTCTTGTATGAAGCGATATGGCTCAAGCCTTCTCCTCCCTAGCCCAGGGTGATTTGCTTGGACAAGAACTCCGTCCGCCGGGAATGCCATTCCTCGGCCTCCCGGCCGACCTCGTTGAGCCTGGCTTCATACTCGCCCTTCTGCCGATGCAGATCGGCGGCCGCCTTCTCCATCTCGGCCAACTCCTCGTTGGGAGCGGCCAGGTCCGGTTCCAGGAGGCCCAGGTCGACCACCTTGAGCTGGGCCCGCAACTGGTCCTGACGATCGGCCGACCCACCCTCCCCCGCCCGCCCCAGCCGGTCGATCTCCGTTTGGATACCCTCGCGCCGCGCGAGCCGACCCTGATGGGACAAACCGGCCATCTCCTGCCGCCACTCCTGGACCTTGACCACCCGGAGCCTGGCCACTCCGCCGGCCTGCTGCCACTCGTCGAGCAGTTGTTGAAGGATGTTCTGCTCGGCCAGCCTCTCCCGGTGTCTCCCCTCGATGGCCCGCTGTCTGGAGGCGGTCAGGGCCAGCCTTTGCTCGACCAAAGCCAGCCCCGAGCGGATGTGCTCGCGTTCCCGCTTCAGACGGACGATCTCGCGGTCATAGCCGCCGAGTATCCGATGGCGCAGGTAGCTTACGGCGGCGAGGCCCAGGGCGGCGAAGATCGGCAGGGACAGGGCCAGTCCGAGGAGATAGATGTAAACCGGCTCGATGTCCGGGAAGTGGAACCGGACGAAGGCGACCCCGGCCAGGTAGCTCACGGCCCAGACGAGGAGCAAGAGGGCCTTGCCCTTCCTCGTGTACCGGTAGCTGGTCAGCAGGTGATTGATGGCCAGGGCGATGGGCACGAGGACGACGATCAGCAGGACATACATCGGGTGGCGCACCCCCTCCTTGGGCCGGCTCGCCCCGGGCTCGGGCTTCAAAACGGCTCCTGCCTGAATTATATGCCCCACGGCCGCCGGGCTCAAGCCGGCGACCTTCGACCCCGTGACGGTTATTACGAACGGCGGGGGCCTCGAGTTTCCAGGCGACCCCCACCATAGGAGGATTTTTCTGAACTGTCACCGAAATGCTATTCAAACAAGCAGCCTATACCTAGCGACAATTCGCTCCCGGCGGCGGCCCAGATCGGTCGCCGCGATGGAGGTGGTCGGAGGAGCGAGCCTGGTCCGGAAGCCGGACTCATGAGTCCCGTTCGCTACGGGGATGAACCCCAATCGGTGAGGAGGTTGACAGTCTTGCGGAACCTCAAGCGCTGGAAGCTTATCCTCTGGCTGGTCGTGGTGACCTTCCTCGGGACCGCGGTCCTCGGCGGCTGCGCCAACACGGGCAAGAAGGAACTGACCATCAAGATGTATGGCTATACCAACCCCCGTCCATACAACGCCGTGGCCGACCAGTTGGCCGAAGCTGTGGCCGCCGATCTCAGCAAGATCGGGGTCAAGGTCGAGATCAC
The sequence above is a segment of the Bacillota bacterium genome. Coding sequences within it:
- a CDS encoding ATP-binding protein, yielding MAMTMGGLDTGWIEDGMLKRKSMYSPIICYETTDPKRLYQLKEFLLSRPETKGADYVLVYDQWEGLSKLATVSGGAGGFAVEPYRRQTGSSALAQKLGEDAAALVAFRAVLKEVDGLLKKWRTIFIVQNISDNRESETGFQSALRAWAIDPAIINKGSMVIVMTSDANRILDDFTKELVVIISVDASSGAEREHIIARDARELELPLTEPQVLEVSLATAGLNLHQLESLLLESYHRTRRFDLPTVKQLKSELVKRSGVLEVRDPQTGFDDIGGYQVIKDFIAKYIINVLKEPDRAARFGLPLPKGILFFGPPGTGKSLFANALAREINLPFINLVTENIYSKWLGESGQNLRNAIRLAEKMSPAIVFVDEIDRFGKRGEATSDSAGEETKRVFSQFLEWLGKPDREAIIVGTTNVPEHLDEAFTRTGRFDYKIPFLYPGDQARLDILLVHLGMKAGAKKTKVPLAIAEGALVAFLKSEVVPLTKEFSGAELEELVTRAKRVAFDRGGRFIETGDFIAAAKSFRVDRERRRETIEDCLEQARRFTDDQTFLDSLEKEMGVAVD